The following proteins come from a genomic window of Papaver somniferum cultivar HN1 unplaced genomic scaffold, ASM357369v1 unplaced-scaffold_65, whole genome shotgun sequence:
- the LOC113343717 gene encoding uncharacterized protein LOC113343717, protein MKETGTNLEYTKTDTTWNIRRLLVELLSLPHAHVAGSGSWSEIGKTQQLYEIPFQIGYGLNKLISEEQVAFMKGRNIHENIALASELINEINMTRKHGNVGLKLDIAQAFDTVSWEFIAEVFRQYGFSENWCSWILNILHSARISVMINGSPEGFFSITRGLRQGDPLSPLIFVLIEDILSRNLSKLFARRSMHTMVSKKGGAPTHLLFADDILIFCRGNLLSLQNLMYMLGMYQRASGQSVNRTKRKLYYGGGHGSRATAISNYLGMGRALFPDMYLGIQSKPGMCAAFIFHKWWRRLWISWPDGRWPRNIIEHVERAIRNFLWSGDAEKRKYFTVLYESLCCARREGGLGIKRLAEVNKAMLMKLWVTIRDSGKIWARFLRAKYFKINGNLIDYKLGSTIFPGSSGFTGLCSNIHVQLLKIDI, encoded by the exons ATGAAAGAAACCGGTACCAACTTGGAATATACCAAGACAGATACAACGTGGAACATTAGACGACTCTTGGTGGAGCTTCTGTCCCTGCCACACGCTCATGTTGCAGGGAGTGGAAGTTGGTCTGAAATTGGCAAAACTCAACAATTGTACGAGATTCC GTTCCAGATTGGGTACGGGCTGAATAAGTTgatttctgaagagcaagtggcgtttatgaagggaAGAAACATTCACGAGAATATTGCTTTGGCTTCTGAGTTAATCAATGAGATTAATATGACAAGGAAACATGGTAATGTTGGCCTTAAATTGGATATTGCCCAGGCTTTTGATACAGTTAGTTGGGAGTTTATAGCCGAGGTATTTCGTCAATATGGTTTTTCCGAGAATTGGTGTTCATGGATTCTTAACATTCTTCACTCGGCTCGGATTTCTGttatgattaatggtagccctgaaggtttCTTCAGTATCACCAGAGGTCTAcgacaaggtgatcctctttcgcCTTTGATTTTTGTGCTTATTGAAGATATTTTAAGTCGTAATCTCTCTAAATTGTTTGCAAGACGAAGCATGCATACTATGGTTAGTAAGAAAGGTGGGGCGCCTACACATCTTctttttgcggatgatattcttattttctgccgAGGAAATTTACTTAGTTTGCAAAACTTGATGTACATGCTCGGTATGTATCAAAGGGCCTCTGGCCAAAGTGTAAACCGtaccaaaagaaaattatatTATGGAGGTGGCCATGGCTCTAGGGCAACTGCTATTTCAAATTATTTGGGCATGGGAAGAGCTTTATTTCCTGATATGTATTTGGGAATTCAATCGAAGCCAGGAATGTGCGCCGCATTCATTTTCCACAAGTggtggagaagattatggataagTTGGCCGGATGGAAGG TGGCCAAGGAATATTATTGAACATGTTGAAAGGGCCATTAGGAATTTTTTATGGTCTGGCGATGCTGAGAAACGTAAATATTTTACGGTTCTTTATGAGAGTTTGTGTTGTGCGAGACGTGAAGGTGGCCTAGGAATTAAAAGATTGGCGGAGGTTAACaaggccatgcttatgaagttgtgggttaCTATCCGTGACTCTGGAAAAATTTGGGCTAGATTTTTGAGGGCCAAGTATTTCAAAATTAATGGCAATCTGATTGATTATAAATTGGGTTCCACGATTTTTCCTGGATCAAGTGGGTTTACGGGTTTGTGCAGCAACATACACGTTCAATTATtgaagatagatatctga
- the LOC113343618 gene encoding uncharacterized protein LOC113343618 isoform X2: MGYKKRNPGFLNKPTSVSASAAVATVTAASAEVVAKDGNLSVNDEKKLISTIKVEYDKALDEIRKGNRAKALKFMKELSLQYESVGLVHRALANIWNFVGSLVEDPNEKQMHTKNAIESAKRAVLLAPNSIEFAHFYANLLFESTNDAGYDEIVYECERALAIQNPIDPGEESWQCRCRHHVSTIGDVQQKLRSLAQKAKLASISNGTRSLNNGTAHKFQWFQGPVEVSLGHARRPNEIKKATKTPEERRKEIEASVAAARLVQEKSDLLPTVSAPCKHSSLQKTASVSDGLNHVRSVWDSMALEKKQSLLQVSIEDLKSHFSSSKDRWMLETLLEALLFVQDKRTWRFWVCCRCSEKFTDGDLLVQHVVREHMSSFSPNMQSILPCKVNGSRDSVAFQMPQKPEIKGKVTLSRDSSYLILDEHSIRGDITCKDGPPPDSNALLSWIFAGPSSREQLNSWTHLKKQNTLKGLELLQKREQKYNLLRRMCKEKCKVLRIQEGLLAVESLCVEELKKREHDTRNASQSFEAVFSKRWQELTERKSDAILNGSEFELEALSAVLREAQALKDAPFGCEGTSADVTRRLSDTDYGEKDKRRMLDVLRQADNCFEVAINRLKVQLSEKVERIDGIMHQTVTDMQKLELKIAPLSSYSFREIILPLIQSFIRAHLEELVAKDAKEKSDAAREALLAELELEAKKGIHKGGDSKHNQGKMKDKKKIRDHGKAKNFKVNGGSEQHLQKITTEEIHFSIKSESHPDSEIVGGVNVNDLTQQEEEYRHKIELEAEERKLEEILEYQRSIENEGKQKHLAVDGEALENCFVPSEGWIGRQHKRHNSSSTVVKGSSRSLNSENDIREVGIFPNEDLVKEHASVGDWRTPHVGNNTSQARQISSVIPGPRMLPPEMSSESDELRVSHGETTFGSINGMEILETRFKNEAGKYNCWLPQLTSSESDCLSVSQGEIIFDNKSGTEVLGTGLKNEAGDYNCFLNVIIQTLWHLKRFREEFLGKTISSHLHVGDPCGVCALYDILMALRAASTDMQTEAVAPTSLRVALSNLYPDSNFFQQMNDASEVMAVIFDCLHRSFTSVSSGFDEEYEDDNCNGSWDCESKACVAHSLFGMNIFEKMHCYGCGLESKHLKYTSFFQNINASALRTAKGLDADSSFGELLYNVQMNQQLACDPESGGCGQLNYIHQFLSTPPHVFIAVLGWQNTHECASDISATLAALATELDFAVLYRGLLPGNKHRLVSMACYYGQHYVCFAYNCEQDRWTMYDDETVKVIGGWDDVILMCERAHLQPHILFFEAVDEVVDEEVDEAVELSYS; encoded by the exons ATGGGGTATAAAAAACGAAACCCTGGTTTTCTAAACAAACCCACTTCAGTTAGTGCCTCTGCCGCTGTCGCTACTGTAACTGCAGCTTCAGCAGAGGTGGTAGCTAAAGATGGTAATCTAAGTGTTAATGATGAGAAGAAGCTGATATCTACTATTAAAGTTGAATACGATAAAGCCCTAGATGAAATTAGAAAAGGGAATCGTGCAAAGGCTTTAAAATTCATGAAAGAGCTAAGCCTTCAGTATGAGAGTGTTGGTCTTGTTCATCGTGCTTTGGCGAATATATGGAATTTTGTTGGTTCCCTAGTTGAGGACCCAAATGAGAAACAGATGCATACTAAGAATGCCATTGAATCAGCCAAACGAGCTGTTTTATTAGCGCCAAATTCTATTGAGTTTGCTCATTTCTATGCCAACTTACTCTTTGAATCCACAAATGATGCTGGGTATGATGAGATTGTTTATGAATGTGAGAGGGCACTCGCTATTCAGAATCCGATTGACCCAGGTGAGGAGAGTTGGCAATGCAGGTGTCGCCACCATGTATCAACAATAGGCGATGTTCAACAAAAGCTTCGATCTCTTGCCCAGAAAGCCAAACTAGCTTCGATTTCAAATGGGACGAGGAGTCTTAATAATGGAACTGCCCACAAGTTTCAGTGGTTTCAAGGTCCCGTGGAAGTTAGCTTAGGTCACGCTAGACGCCCTAATGAGATTAAGAAAGCAACTAAGACACCTGAAGAGAGAAGAAAGGAAATTGAGGCAAGTGTAGCTGCTGCTAGGCTAGTGCAAGAAAAGTCTGATTTGCTTCCCACTGTGAGCGCACCATGTAAACATTCAAGTTTGCAGAAGACTGCATCCGTGTCAGACGGGTTGAATCACGTTAGATCTGTTTGGGATTCAATGGCCCTTGAGAAGAAGCAAAGTTTGCTCCAAGTGAGTATTGAGGATCTCAAGTCCCATTTCAGTTCATCAAAGGATAGGTGGATGTTGGAGACTCTGTTAGAAGCCCTGTTGTTTGTGCAGGATAAGAGGACATGGAGGTTCTGGGTATGCTGCCGCTGCAGTGAGAAGTTTACTGACGGCGATTTACTTGTGCAACATGTGGTGAGGGAGCACATGAGTAGCTTCTCTCCAAATATGCAGTCGATACTGCCTTGTAAAGTTAATGGTAGTAGGGATTCCGTTGCTTTTCAAATGCCTCAGAAGCCTGAGATCAAAGGGAAGGTTACTTTGAGCAGGGATTCATCATATCTTATTTTGGACGAGCATTCAATTAGAGGTGACATTACTTGTAAAGATGGTCCTCCACCTGATAGCAATGCTCTTCTATCCTGGATTTTTGCAGGACCTTCGAGCAGGGAACAACTGAATTCATGGACCCATCTTAAGAAACAAAACACCCTTAAGGGATTAGAATTGCTTCAGAAGCGTGAGCAGAAGTATAACCTCTTACGACGCATGTGTAAGGAGAAATGCAAGGTCCTACGCATTCAAGAAGGTTTACTGGCAGTTGAGAGTCTATGTGTTGAAGAGCTTAAAAAGAGGGAGCATGATACTAGAAATGCCTCTCAGAGTTTTGAGGCAGTTTTTAGCAAGCGATGGCAAGAACTTACTGAAAGGAAAAGTGATGCAATATTGAACGGTAGTGAGTTTGAGTTAGAGGCTTTATCAGCTGTTCTCAGAGAAGCACAGGCTTTGAAGGATGCACCATTTGGATGTGAAGGAACCTCGGCTGATGTCACTAGACGTTTATCTGACACAGATTATGGCGAAAAAGACAAGCGGAGAATGCTTGATGTCCTCCGTCAAGCAGATAATTGCTTTGAAGTAGCAATCAACAGACTGAAGGTTCAGCTATCAGAAAAG GTCGAAAGAATTGATGGGATCATGCATCAAACTGTCACGGACATGCAAAAATTAGAGCTGAAGATTGCGCCTTTATCTTCCTACAGTTTTCGGGAGATTATACTGCCTCTTATTCAGTCGTTCATACGG GCACACTTAGAGGAACTAGTTGCCAAAGATGCTAAAGAGAAATCTGATGCTGCAAGAGAAGCACTCTTAGCTGAACTTGAACTTGAAGCTAAAAAGGGAATTCACAAAGGTGGCGATTCTAAACATAATCAGGGGAAAATGAAGGATAAGAAAAAGATAAGGGATCACGGAAAAGCTAAGAATTTCAAG GTGAATGGTGGTAGTGAGCAGCATCTCCAGAAAATAACTACAGAAGAAAT CCACTTCTCTATTAAGTCTGAAAGTCATCCAGATTCAGAGATTGTAGGTGGTGTTAACGTTAATGACTTgacacaacaagaagaagaatataGACATAAAATTGAGCTTGAAGCGGAGGAAAGAAAGCTTGAAGAGATTCTGGAGTATCAGAGGAGCATCGAGAATGAGGGCAAGCAGAAGCATCTTG CCGTTGACGGTGAAGCACTAGAAAATTGCTTTGTGCCTTCTGAGGGATGGATAGGAAGACAACACAAACGGCACAACAGCTCTTCCACTGTTGTAAAAGGGAGTTCCCGATCCTTAAATTCTGAAAATGATATTCGTGAAGTTGGGATTTTTCCAAATGAAGATTTGGTCAAAGAGCATGCCAGTGTAGGAGATTGGAGGACTCCTCATGTTGGCAACA ACACGTCACAAGCACGTCAAATTTCATCAGTAATTCCTGGTCCAAGAATGTTGCCTCCAGAGATGTCCTCAGAATCAGATGAGCTTAGAGTTTCACACGGTGAAACCACTTTTGGCAGCATTAATGGAATGGAGATTTTAGAAACACGGTTTAAAAATGAAGCTGGCAAATACAATTGTTGGTTGCCTCAACTGACTTCTTCAGAATCAGATTGCCTTAGCGTTTCACAAGGTGAAATCATTTTTGACAACAAGAGCGGGACCGAGGTATTGGGAACAGGGTTAAAAAATGAAGCTGGTgattataattgttttttgaaTGTCATTATACAG ACCTTGTGGCATTTAAAACGCTTTCGCgaggagtttttgggaaaaacaataTCTTCGCATCTGCATGTTGGGGATCCTTGTGGTGTATGTGCATTATATGACATACTCATGGCTTTAAGAGCGGCATCTACAGATATGCAGACTGAAGCAGTTGCTCCTACCTCTCTGAGAGTTGCTCTTAGTAACTTGTATCCAGATAGTAATTTCTTTCAACAG ATGAATGATGCTTCAGAAGTAATGGCAGTAATCTTTGACTGCCTTCATAGATCATTTACTTCTGTTTCAAGTGGATTTGATGAGGAATACGAAGATGATAATTGCAATGGATCTTGGGACTGTGAAAGTAAAGCTTGTGTAGCACATTCTCTTTTTGGAATGAACATCTTTGAGAAAATGCATTGCTACGGTTGTGGTTTGGAGTCGAAACATCTGAAGTACACTTCATTCTTTCAGAACATCAATGCTAGTGCACTCAGAACAGCGAAG GGTCTGGATGCGGATAGCTCTTTTGGCGAGCTTTTGTATAACGTTCAGATGAATCAGCAATTGGCATGTGACCCAGAGTCTGGTGGCTGTGGACAACTCAATTACATTCATCAGTTTCTATCAACTCCACCACATGTGTTCATAGCAG TTCTTGGTTGGCAGAATACACATGAGTGCGCGAGTGACATATCAGCAACACTGGCTGCCCTGGCCACTGAATTAGATTTTGCTGTCCTGTATCGAGGGCTGCTTCCAGGGAACAAACACCGCCTAGTTTCAATG GCCTGCTACTACGGACAACATTATGTCTGCTTTGCGTACAATTGTGAGCAAGACCGATGGACAATGTATGATGACGAAACTGTCAAG GTAATCGGCGGATGGGATGACGTAATTCTCATGTGTGAAAGAGCACATTTACAACCTCATATTCTTTTCTTTGAAGCGGTAGATGAAGTGGTAGATGAAGAGGTAGATGAAGCTGTGGAATTAAGTTATTCCTAA
- the LOC113343618 gene encoding uncharacterized protein LOC113343618 isoform X1, translated as MGYKKRNPGFLNKPTSVSASAAVATVTAASAEVVAKDGNLSVNDEKKLISTIKVEYDKALDEIRKGNRAKALKFMKELSLQYESVGLVHRALANIWNFVGSLVEDPNEKQMHTKNAIESAKRAVLLAPNSIEFAHFYANLLFESTNDAGYDEIVYECERALAIQNPIDPGEESWQCRCRHHVSTIGDVQQKLRSLAQKAKLASISNGTRSLNNGTAHKFQWFQGPVEVSLGHARRPNEIKKATKTPEERRKEIEASVAAARLVQEKSDLLPTVSAPCKHSSLQKTASVSDGLNHVRSVWDSMALEKKQSLLQVSIEDLKSHFSSSKDRWMLETLLEALLFVQDKRTWRFWVCCRCSEKFTDGDLLVQHVVREHMSSFSPNMQSILPCKVNGSRDSVAFQMPQKPEIKGKVTLSRDSSYLILDEHSIRGDITCKDGPPPDSNALLSWIFAGPSSREQLNSWTHLKKQNTLKGLELLQKREQKYNLLRRMCKEKCKVLRIQEGLLAVESLCVEELKKREHDTRNASQSFEAVFSKRWQELTERKSDAILNGSEFELEALSAVLREAQALKDAPFGCEGTSADVTRRLSDTDYGEKDKRRMLDVLRQADNCFEVAINRLKVQLSEKVERIDGIMHQTVTDMQKLELKIAPLSSYSFREIILPLIQSFIRAHLEELVAKDAKEKSDAAREALLAELELEAKKGIHKGGDSKHNQGKMKDKKKIRDHGKAKNFKVNGGSEQHLQKITTEEIHFSIKSESHPDSEIVGGVNVNDLTQQEEEYRHKIELEAEERKLEEILEYQRSIENEGKQKHLAVDGEALENCFVPSEGWIGRQHKRHNSSSTVVKGSSRSLNSENDIREVGIFPNEDLVKEHASVGDWRTPHVGNNTSQARQISSVIPGPRMLPPEMSSESDELRVSHGETTFGSINGMEILETRFKNEAGKYNCWLPQLTSSESDCLSVSQGEIIFDNKSGTEVLGTGLKNEAGDYNCFLNVIIQTLWHLKRFREEFLGKTISSHLHVGDPCGVCALYDILMALRAASTDMQTEAVAPTSLRVALSNLYPDSNFFQQMNDASEVMAVIFDCLHRSFTSVSSGFDEEYEDDNCNGSWDCESKACVAHSLFGMNIFEKMHCYGCGLESKHLKYTSFFQNINASALRTAKQGLDADSSFGELLYNVQMNQQLACDPESGGCGQLNYIHQFLSTPPHVFIAVLGWQNTHECASDISATLAALATELDFAVLYRGLLPGNKHRLVSMACYYGQHYVCFAYNCEQDRWTMYDDETVKVIGGWDDVILMCERAHLQPHILFFEAVDEVVDEEVDEAVELSYS; from the exons ATGGGGTATAAAAAACGAAACCCTGGTTTTCTAAACAAACCCACTTCAGTTAGTGCCTCTGCCGCTGTCGCTACTGTAACTGCAGCTTCAGCAGAGGTGGTAGCTAAAGATGGTAATCTAAGTGTTAATGATGAGAAGAAGCTGATATCTACTATTAAAGTTGAATACGATAAAGCCCTAGATGAAATTAGAAAAGGGAATCGTGCAAAGGCTTTAAAATTCATGAAAGAGCTAAGCCTTCAGTATGAGAGTGTTGGTCTTGTTCATCGTGCTTTGGCGAATATATGGAATTTTGTTGGTTCCCTAGTTGAGGACCCAAATGAGAAACAGATGCATACTAAGAATGCCATTGAATCAGCCAAACGAGCTGTTTTATTAGCGCCAAATTCTATTGAGTTTGCTCATTTCTATGCCAACTTACTCTTTGAATCCACAAATGATGCTGGGTATGATGAGATTGTTTATGAATGTGAGAGGGCACTCGCTATTCAGAATCCGATTGACCCAGGTGAGGAGAGTTGGCAATGCAGGTGTCGCCACCATGTATCAACAATAGGCGATGTTCAACAAAAGCTTCGATCTCTTGCCCAGAAAGCCAAACTAGCTTCGATTTCAAATGGGACGAGGAGTCTTAATAATGGAACTGCCCACAAGTTTCAGTGGTTTCAAGGTCCCGTGGAAGTTAGCTTAGGTCACGCTAGACGCCCTAATGAGATTAAGAAAGCAACTAAGACACCTGAAGAGAGAAGAAAGGAAATTGAGGCAAGTGTAGCTGCTGCTAGGCTAGTGCAAGAAAAGTCTGATTTGCTTCCCACTGTGAGCGCACCATGTAAACATTCAAGTTTGCAGAAGACTGCATCCGTGTCAGACGGGTTGAATCACGTTAGATCTGTTTGGGATTCAATGGCCCTTGAGAAGAAGCAAAGTTTGCTCCAAGTGAGTATTGAGGATCTCAAGTCCCATTTCAGTTCATCAAAGGATAGGTGGATGTTGGAGACTCTGTTAGAAGCCCTGTTGTTTGTGCAGGATAAGAGGACATGGAGGTTCTGGGTATGCTGCCGCTGCAGTGAGAAGTTTACTGACGGCGATTTACTTGTGCAACATGTGGTGAGGGAGCACATGAGTAGCTTCTCTCCAAATATGCAGTCGATACTGCCTTGTAAAGTTAATGGTAGTAGGGATTCCGTTGCTTTTCAAATGCCTCAGAAGCCTGAGATCAAAGGGAAGGTTACTTTGAGCAGGGATTCATCATATCTTATTTTGGACGAGCATTCAATTAGAGGTGACATTACTTGTAAAGATGGTCCTCCACCTGATAGCAATGCTCTTCTATCCTGGATTTTTGCAGGACCTTCGAGCAGGGAACAACTGAATTCATGGACCCATCTTAAGAAACAAAACACCCTTAAGGGATTAGAATTGCTTCAGAAGCGTGAGCAGAAGTATAACCTCTTACGACGCATGTGTAAGGAGAAATGCAAGGTCCTACGCATTCAAGAAGGTTTACTGGCAGTTGAGAGTCTATGTGTTGAAGAGCTTAAAAAGAGGGAGCATGATACTAGAAATGCCTCTCAGAGTTTTGAGGCAGTTTTTAGCAAGCGATGGCAAGAACTTACTGAAAGGAAAAGTGATGCAATATTGAACGGTAGTGAGTTTGAGTTAGAGGCTTTATCAGCTGTTCTCAGAGAAGCACAGGCTTTGAAGGATGCACCATTTGGATGTGAAGGAACCTCGGCTGATGTCACTAGACGTTTATCTGACACAGATTATGGCGAAAAAGACAAGCGGAGAATGCTTGATGTCCTCCGTCAAGCAGATAATTGCTTTGAAGTAGCAATCAACAGACTGAAGGTTCAGCTATCAGAAAAG GTCGAAAGAATTGATGGGATCATGCATCAAACTGTCACGGACATGCAAAAATTAGAGCTGAAGATTGCGCCTTTATCTTCCTACAGTTTTCGGGAGATTATACTGCCTCTTATTCAGTCGTTCATACGG GCACACTTAGAGGAACTAGTTGCCAAAGATGCTAAAGAGAAATCTGATGCTGCAAGAGAAGCACTCTTAGCTGAACTTGAACTTGAAGCTAAAAAGGGAATTCACAAAGGTGGCGATTCTAAACATAATCAGGGGAAAATGAAGGATAAGAAAAAGATAAGGGATCACGGAAAAGCTAAGAATTTCAAG GTGAATGGTGGTAGTGAGCAGCATCTCCAGAAAATAACTACAGAAGAAAT CCACTTCTCTATTAAGTCTGAAAGTCATCCAGATTCAGAGATTGTAGGTGGTGTTAACGTTAATGACTTgacacaacaagaagaagaatataGACATAAAATTGAGCTTGAAGCGGAGGAAAGAAAGCTTGAAGAGATTCTGGAGTATCAGAGGAGCATCGAGAATGAGGGCAAGCAGAAGCATCTTG CCGTTGACGGTGAAGCACTAGAAAATTGCTTTGTGCCTTCTGAGGGATGGATAGGAAGACAACACAAACGGCACAACAGCTCTTCCACTGTTGTAAAAGGGAGTTCCCGATCCTTAAATTCTGAAAATGATATTCGTGAAGTTGGGATTTTTCCAAATGAAGATTTGGTCAAAGAGCATGCCAGTGTAGGAGATTGGAGGACTCCTCATGTTGGCAACA ACACGTCACAAGCACGTCAAATTTCATCAGTAATTCCTGGTCCAAGAATGTTGCCTCCAGAGATGTCCTCAGAATCAGATGAGCTTAGAGTTTCACACGGTGAAACCACTTTTGGCAGCATTAATGGAATGGAGATTTTAGAAACACGGTTTAAAAATGAAGCTGGCAAATACAATTGTTGGTTGCCTCAACTGACTTCTTCAGAATCAGATTGCCTTAGCGTTTCACAAGGTGAAATCATTTTTGACAACAAGAGCGGGACCGAGGTATTGGGAACAGGGTTAAAAAATGAAGCTGGTgattataattgttttttgaaTGTCATTATACAG ACCTTGTGGCATTTAAAACGCTTTCGCgaggagtttttgggaaaaacaataTCTTCGCATCTGCATGTTGGGGATCCTTGTGGTGTATGTGCATTATATGACATACTCATGGCTTTAAGAGCGGCATCTACAGATATGCAGACTGAAGCAGTTGCTCCTACCTCTCTGAGAGTTGCTCTTAGTAACTTGTATCCAGATAGTAATTTCTTTCAACAG ATGAATGATGCTTCAGAAGTAATGGCAGTAATCTTTGACTGCCTTCATAGATCATTTACTTCTGTTTCAAGTGGATTTGATGAGGAATACGAAGATGATAATTGCAATGGATCTTGGGACTGTGAAAGTAAAGCTTGTGTAGCACATTCTCTTTTTGGAATGAACATCTTTGAGAAAATGCATTGCTACGGTTGTGGTTTGGAGTCGAAACATCTGAAGTACACTTCATTCTTTCAGAACATCAATGCTAGTGCACTCAGAACAGCGAAG CAGGGTCTGGATGCGGATAGCTCTTTTGGCGAGCTTTTGTATAACGTTCAGATGAATCAGCAATTGGCATGTGACCCAGAGTCTGGTGGCTGTGGACAACTCAATTACATTCATCAGTTTCTATCAACTCCACCACATGTGTTCATAGCAG TTCTTGGTTGGCAGAATACACATGAGTGCGCGAGTGACATATCAGCAACACTGGCTGCCCTGGCCACTGAATTAGATTTTGCTGTCCTGTATCGAGGGCTGCTTCCAGGGAACAAACACCGCCTAGTTTCAATG GCCTGCTACTACGGACAACATTATGTCTGCTTTGCGTACAATTGTGAGCAAGACCGATGGACAATGTATGATGACGAAACTGTCAAG GTAATCGGCGGATGGGATGACGTAATTCTCATGTGTGAAAGAGCACATTTACAACCTCATATTCTTTTCTTTGAAGCGGTAGATGAAGTGGTAGATGAAGAGGTAGATGAAGCTGTGGAATTAAGTTATTCCTAA